The Vitis riparia cultivar Riparia Gloire de Montpellier isolate 1030 chromosome 10, EGFV_Vit.rip_1.0, whole genome shotgun sequence genome includes a region encoding these proteins:
- the LOC117923350 gene encoding geraniol 8-hydroxylase-like gives MPLILCFFLLQFLRPSSHATKLPPGPTGLPILGSLLEIGKLPHRSLARLAKIHGPLITLRLGSITTVVASSPQTAKLILQTHGQNFLDRPAPEALDSPQGTIGWIPADHVWRSRRRVCISHLFTSQSLDSLQHLRYKKVEQLLQHIRKHCVSGTPVDIGLLTSAINLNVLSNAIFSVDLVDPGFESAQDFRDLVWGIMEGAGKFNISDYFPMFRRFDLLGVKRETFSSYKRLYEIVGDIIKSRIKCRASNPMSRNDDFLDVILDQCQEDGSVFNSDNIQVLIVELFYAGSDTSTITTEWAMTELLRNPRLMQKVRQELSEVIGAGQMVKESDMDRLPYFQAVVKETLRLHPAGPLLLPFKAKNDVELCGFTIPSNSHVLVNMWAIARDPSYWEDPSSFLPERFLGSKIDYRGQDYEYIPFGAGRRICPGIPLAIRMVQLVLASIIHSFNWKLPEGTTPLTIDMQEQCGATLKKAIPLSAIPFIEEN, from the exons ATGCCACTCATCCTGTGCTTTTTCCTCCTCCAATTTCTGCGCCCATCATCCCACGCTACCAAGCTGCCGCCTGGCCCAACTGGCCTCCCTATTTTGGGCTCCCTACTGGAAATTGGCAAACTTCCTCATCGCTCACTTGCAAGATTGGCCAAAATCCACGGCCCTCTCATCACTCTCCGCCTTGGCTCCATCACCACCGTCGTCGCCTCCTCTCCCCAGACAGCCAAACTAATTCTCCAAACACATGGCCAGAACTTCCTGGACCGTCCTGCTCCCGAGGCCCTCGACAGTCCTCAAGGCACAATCGGATGGATTCCTGCGGACCATGTATGGCGCAGCCGCCGCCGTGTTTGCATCAGCCACTTGTTCACATCCCAGAGCCTGGACTCACTCCAACACCTTCGATACAAAAAGGTGGAACAACTTCTCCAACATATCCGTAAGCACTGTGTTTCCGGTACACCGGTGGATATCGGCCTACTCACCTCTGCCATCAACTTGAACGTGCTTTCAAACGCCATTTTCTCTGTTGACCTTGTTGATCCAGGATTTGAGTCGGCTCAGGATTTCAGGGATCTGGTGTGGGGAATCATGGAGGGTGCTGGCAAGTTTAATATTTCAGATTATTTTCCCATGTTTCGAAGGTTCGATTTGCTAGGTGTGAAGCGCGAAACTTTCTCATCTTATAAACGGCTTTATGAAATAGTTGGTGATATAATCAAAAGCCGTATCAAGTGTAGAGCCTCCAATCCGATGAGCAGGAATGACGACTTCTTGGATGTGATTCTTGATCAGTGCCAAGAAGATGGCTCTGTTTTCAATTCTGATAATATCCAGGTTTTGATTGTG GAACTATTTTATGCTGGAAGTGATACATCTACCATAACAACTGAATGGGCAATGACTGAACTTCTTCGAAATCCTCGGCTGATGCAAAAGGTTCGGCAAGAACTTAGCGAAGTAATCGGGGCAGGTCAAATGGTTAAAGAATCAGATATGGACCGACTTCCATATTTTCAAGCTGTTGTGAAAGAGACGCTTAGACTTCATCCGGCTGGGCCCCTTCTGTTACCTTTTAAAGCAAAGAATGATGTGGAATTATGCGGTTTCACCATACCCAGTAACAGTCATGTCCTTGTCAATATGTGGGCTATTGCAAGAGATCCAAGTTATTGGGAGGATCCTTCATCCTTCCTTCCCGAAAGATTCTTGGGCTCTAAGATAGATTATAGAGGCCAAGATTATGAGTATATACCATTTGGAGCAGGTAGGCGAATCTGCCCAGGCATACCTCTTGCCATCAGAATGGTTCAACTAGTGTTAGCTTCCATTATCCACTCCTTCAACTGGAAGCTTCCTGAAGG